In Actinoplanes sp. NBC_00393, a single genomic region encodes these proteins:
- a CDS encoding urea amidolyase associated protein UAAP2 — MSRETVRPRAPWSRILTRGQTLTIVDLDGNQAVDFLAYDAADTSRAYSAQATLQAQETIFLTTGSVLRDNEYDPLLTVIADQVGRHDTLGGACSKESNTLRYGHHTYAQHACVENFMRELSRYGMGKRDHVSNVNWFMNVPVDPDGALGIVDGISAPGLSLSLRAEKDVLVVVSNCPQINNPCNGFDPSRAEMVVSGG; from the coding sequence ATGAGCAGAGAGACGGTACGGCCGCGGGCGCCCTGGTCGCGAATTCTCACCCGCGGCCAGACCTTGACCATCGTGGACCTGGACGGGAATCAGGCCGTCGACTTCCTCGCCTACGACGCGGCCGACACCAGCCGTGCCTACAGCGCGCAGGCCACCCTGCAGGCGCAAGAGACGATCTTCCTGACCACCGGCAGCGTGCTGCGCGACAACGAGTACGACCCGCTGCTCACCGTGATCGCGGACCAGGTGGGCCGGCACGACACGCTCGGCGGCGCCTGCTCGAAGGAGTCGAACACGCTGCGGTACGGGCATCACACCTACGCCCAGCACGCGTGCGTGGAGAACTTCATGCGCGAGCTGTCCCGCTACGGCATGGGCAAACGCGATCACGTCTCGAACGTCAACTGGTTCATGAACGTCCCGGTCGACCCGGACGGCGCGCTCGGCATCGTGGACGGCATCTCCGCGCCCGGCCTGTCGCTGAGCCTGCGCGCCGAGAAGGACGTCCTGGTCGTCGTCTCCAACTGCCCGCAGATCAACAACCCGTGCAACGGTTTCGACCCGAGCCGCGCCGAGATGGTGGTGTCCGGTGGCTGA
- a CDS encoding urea amidolyase associated protein UAAP1 — protein MSPDQPQPTATTAGARTQETAAPTTGAGTQEAAAQPTATTAGARAHARAQEAAASNGGFPDRPTVPAAAADVPGEVVWAEQVAPGGYAHRVLAAGTAIQLTDLEGDACASLLLYHADMPWERLNVADTVKVQWQVYTAAGQLLLSDQARVLATVTGDTSGRHDTMYGTSAQARNEQRYGDGSPEGPSPAGRELFILGASKHGLGRRDVPPSISFFQGVRIDADGRPEWLGSAGPGATVTLRTELPVIVLVANAAHPLDPRPAYTSSSLRITAWRDRVTAPTDDLWNATPEGRRAFENTADYRKGRA, from the coding sequence GTGTCGCCCGACCAGCCGCAGCCGACAGCCACCACGGCCGGCGCCCGCACCCAGGAGACGGCCGCGCCGACAACCGGCGCCGGCACTCAGGAAGCGGCCGCACAGCCGACGGCCACCACGGCCGGCGCCCGCGCGCATGCCCGCGCCCAGGAGGCGGCCGCCTCGAACGGCGGCTTCCCGGACCGGCCGACGGTGCCGGCTGCCGCGGCCGACGTGCCCGGCGAGGTCGTCTGGGCCGAGCAGGTGGCCCCCGGCGGCTACGCGCATCGGGTGCTCGCGGCCGGCACCGCGATCCAGCTGACCGATCTGGAGGGTGACGCCTGCGCGTCGCTGCTGCTCTACCACGCGGACATGCCGTGGGAACGGCTCAACGTGGCCGACACCGTCAAGGTGCAGTGGCAGGTCTACACCGCCGCCGGGCAGCTGCTGCTCAGCGACCAGGCCCGAGTCCTGGCCACGGTCACCGGTGACACGTCGGGCCGGCACGACACCATGTACGGCACGTCGGCGCAGGCCCGCAACGAGCAGCGGTACGGCGACGGCTCCCCCGAGGGCCCCTCCCCCGCCGGCCGGGAACTGTTCATCCTCGGCGCTTCCAAACACGGTTTGGGCCGCCGCGATGTGCCGCCGTCGATCTCCTTCTTCCAGGGCGTGCGGATCGACGCCGACGGGCGACCGGAGTGGCTCGGCTCGGCGGGACCCGGTGCGACGGTCACGCTCCGCACCGAACTGCCGGTGATCGTGCTGGTCGCCAACGCCGCGCACCCGCTCGACCCGCGTCCCGCGTACACCTCATCTTCTTTGCGGATCACGGCCTGGCGCGACCGGGTGACCGCGCCCACCGACGACCTCTGGAATGCGACGCCCGAAGGGCGGCGTGCCTTCGAGAACACCGCCGACTACCGCAAGGGACGGGCATGA
- a CDS encoding TetR/AcrR family transcriptional regulator has translation MARGRGRPRASGVPASGLSTEQEIRAAAARLFCTEGYGSTSTYKIAQAARISQATMYHYFAGKHEILLALLLDTVRPSVEFAADLTASTEPAATRLWRLCAYDARLLLSGEENLGSLYLLPELGDERFAPFHVERQRLFETYRDLVSAAGHLAGADLAAVTHLVFGLVESVILRRRADADLGPGMEARIADAALRVAGLDEDAVARARGAAQPL, from the coding sequence ATGGCACGAGGACGGGGACGCCCGCGCGCATCGGGTGTGCCGGCCTCGGGGCTCAGCACCGAGCAGGAGATCCGGGCGGCAGCCGCACGGCTGTTCTGCACCGAGGGGTACGGGTCGACCAGCACCTACAAGATCGCCCAGGCGGCCCGGATCTCGCAGGCGACGATGTACCACTATTTCGCCGGCAAGCACGAAATCCTGCTCGCGCTGCTCCTGGACACGGTCCGGCCGTCGGTCGAGTTCGCCGCGGATTTGACGGCGAGCACCGAGCCTGCGGCCACCCGATTGTGGCGACTTTGCGCGTACGATGCCCGGCTCTTGCTCTCCGGCGAGGAGAACCTCGGCTCGCTCTACCTGCTGCCCGAACTCGGGGATGAGCGGTTCGCCCCGTTCCATGTGGAGCGGCAGCGGCTGTTCGAGACGTACCGCGATCTCGTCTCTGCTGCCGGCCACCTTGCCGGCGCCGACCTGGCGGCGGTGACCCACCTGGTGTTCGGGCTGGTGGAGAGCGTGATCCTGCGCCGGCGTGCGGACGCCGACCTGGGTCCCGGAATGGAAGCGCGGATCGCTGACGCCGCGCTGCGCGTCGCTGGGCTCGACGAGGACGCGGTGGCTCGCGCTCGGGGCGCCGCACAGCCGTTGTGA
- a CDS encoding sodium:solute symporter family transporter gives MIITGVALTVFIVLVVGIGVARKIDGDSANYLVAGRQLGVPLVAVALTTAAVDSNATVGNTDLSSAYGFWAGASLALGLAICLLLAGLFLAKPMNRMGLFTLGDFFARRYNRRVEVTASVLMIFAFTILLAGNLVAMGFLVEYFTGMSYTIGVVLAVLLVLAYTIGGGLFSDAYTAVIQAVITGVATIVLFLWVAGEYGISVPDGLGPFDFGQLTDSSQGAPVNWATLISLGIGDLVAIDFMQRIFAARTPQVAQRACFIGAGATAVVGVIWSLVALTGVSALGLSAENAPIIYQLLDDHAPILLAVLVLSGIVAASFSTASGAILATAAVAVRNVFGVRREVAPGHHDPLLRWTRVAMLPIVVFGVFLALRVSQTGILLTLAFDLMLACLIAPFLLGLFWSRATSTAALVGAGVGLVVRLVLLALTPTLYGVPNDLFYIENSLVGAGFDGWATMVAAVAGVGSFVVTALLTTSHHTEEHNLRHADRTAETVPAA, from the coding sequence ATGATCATTACCGGAGTCGCGCTCACTGTCTTCATAGTCCTGGTCGTCGGCATCGGGGTGGCCCGGAAGATCGACGGCGACAGCGCCAACTACCTCGTCGCCGGACGCCAGCTCGGCGTCCCCCTCGTCGCCGTGGCACTGACCACCGCCGCGGTCGACAGCAACGCGACCGTCGGCAACACCGACCTGAGCTCCGCCTACGGGTTCTGGGCGGGCGCCTCCCTCGCGCTCGGCCTGGCGATCTGTCTGCTGCTGGCCGGCCTGTTCCTGGCCAAGCCGATGAACCGGATGGGCCTGTTCACGCTCGGCGACTTCTTCGCGCGGCGCTACAACCGGCGGGTCGAGGTCACCGCCTCCGTCCTGATGATCTTCGCGTTCACGATCCTGCTCGCCGGCAACCTGGTCGCCATGGGGTTCCTGGTCGAGTACTTCACCGGCATGTCGTACACCATCGGTGTTGTCCTCGCGGTCCTGCTGGTCCTGGCCTACACGATCGGCGGTGGGTTGTTCTCCGACGCCTACACCGCGGTGATCCAGGCCGTCATCACCGGCGTCGCGACGATCGTGCTGTTCCTCTGGGTGGCCGGCGAATACGGCATCTCGGTCCCGGACGGCCTCGGCCCGTTCGACTTCGGCCAGCTCACCGACAGCAGCCAGGGCGCGCCGGTCAACTGGGCGACGCTGATCTCCCTCGGCATCGGAGACCTGGTCGCCATCGACTTCATGCAGCGGATCTTCGCCGCGCGTACCCCGCAGGTCGCCCAGCGCGCCTGCTTCATCGGCGCCGGCGCCACCGCGGTCGTCGGCGTGATCTGGTCCCTGGTAGCCCTCACCGGCGTCTCCGCCCTGGGCCTGTCCGCCGAGAACGCGCCGATCATCTACCAGCTGCTGGACGACCATGCGCCGATCCTGCTGGCCGTCCTCGTACTCTCCGGCATCGTCGCCGCCTCCTTCTCCACCGCCTCCGGCGCCATCCTGGCCACCGCGGCCGTCGCCGTCCGCAACGTCTTCGGCGTACGCCGGGAAGTCGCCCCCGGCCACCACGACCCGCTGCTGCGCTGGACCCGCGTCGCCATGCTCCCGATCGTCGTCTTCGGCGTGTTCCTCGCGCTGCGCGTCAGCCAGACCGGCATCCTGCTGACCCTGGCCTTCGACCTGATGCTGGCCTGCCTGATCGCGCCGTTCCTGCTGGGTCTGTTCTGGAGCCGCGCCACTTCCACGGCGGCCCTGGTCGGCGCGGGGGTCGGCCTGGTCGTCCGGCTGGTCCTGCTGGCCTTGACCCCGACCCTGTACGGCGTTCCCAACGACCTGTTCTACATCGAGAATTCGCTGGTCGGGGCGGGATTCGACGGCTGGGCCACGATGGTTGCTGCGGTGGCTGGGGTCGGTTCGTTCGTGGTCACGGCGTTGCTGACCACGTCCCACCACACCGAGGAACACAACTTGCGCCACGCCGACCGCACAGCCGAAACCGTCCCCGCGGCCTGA
- a CDS encoding NAD(P)-dependent oxidoreductase, producing MLSPWLRNVRSVTTGFLGLGVMGQPMALNLARAGTDLIVWNRTPERAGPLREAGAVVAADPAEVFAKADVVIVMLANDTVIDQVLGRCDLAGRTVVHMGTTAPEYSAGLAARVRVAGGSYVEAPVSGSRGPAEAGELVVMLAGEEPDAARVEPLLHPMCREIVRCGAVPGALLMKLAVNTFLISMVTGLAEAFHFADRHGLDRGTLLATLDAGPMASPVSRVKGRKLRDGDFEVQAAVRDVLYNSELIVRAGVESPLLEVCRQLYAEATASGHGGEDMAAVVRAFEARSRGRHQ from the coding sequence CTGCTTTCTCCGTGGCTGCGTAACGTCCGGTCGGTGACCACGGGATTTCTTGGCCTCGGCGTGATGGGGCAGCCGATGGCGCTCAACCTGGCCCGCGCCGGCACCGACCTGATCGTCTGGAACCGCACGCCGGAACGCGCCGGGCCGCTCCGCGAGGCGGGCGCGGTCGTTGCCGCCGACCCGGCTGAAGTCTTCGCCAAGGCTGACGTCGTGATCGTGATGCTGGCCAACGACACCGTCATCGATCAAGTGCTCGGCCGGTGCGACCTCGCCGGGCGGACTGTGGTGCATATGGGCACTACCGCGCCGGAGTACTCGGCCGGGCTCGCCGCGCGGGTCCGGGTGGCCGGCGGGTCCTACGTCGAGGCGCCCGTGTCCGGATCGCGCGGCCCTGCCGAGGCCGGCGAACTGGTCGTCATGCTGGCCGGCGAAGAGCCGGACGCCGCTCGGGTGGAACCGCTGCTGCACCCGATGTGCCGGGAGATCGTCCGATGCGGCGCGGTGCCCGGTGCCCTGCTGATGAAGCTCGCCGTGAACACCTTCCTGATCAGCATGGTCACCGGCTTGGCCGAGGCGTTCCACTTCGCTGACCGGCACGGCCTGGACCGGGGAACACTGCTCGCCACGCTGGATGCAGGGCCGATGGCCAGTCCGGTCTCCCGGGTGAAAGGCCGCAAGTTGCGCGATGGAGACTTCGAGGTGCAGGCCGCGGTCAGAGACGTGCTCTACAACAGCGAGTTGATCGTGCGGGCCGGGGTGGAGTCGCCGCTGCTGGAGGTGTGCCGGCAGTTGTATGCGGAGGCAACCGCTTCAGGTCACGGCGGCGAAGACATGGCCGCGGTGGTGCGAGCGTTCGAGGCCCGATCGCGCGGCCGACACCAGTGA
- a CDS encoding saccharopine dehydrogenase family protein, producing MRVLLVGAGGVGTAITRIAARRPFFDEMVVADYDLARAQAAVAATGDSRFRAEQVDASDTAAVAALLREHACDALLNATDPRFVMPLFDAAKTAGVTYLDMAMSLSRPHPDRPYEQVGVKLGDAQFEQAQEWEQAGRLALVGIGVEPGLSDIFARYAADELFDEIDEIGIRDGANLTVDGYDFAPSFNIWTTIEECLNPPVIYERDRGWFTTPPFSEPEVFDFPEGIGPVECVNVEHEEVLLIPRWVSARRVTFKYGLGEQFIGTLKTLHQLGLDRTESVIVPGKAGPVTVSPRDVVAASLPDPATLGARMRGKTCAGTWVRGTRDGVEKAVYLYHVVDNEWSMADYGSQAVVWQTAINPVVALELLAGGVWSGVGVLGPEAFPPRPFLDLLTEYGSPWGLREEPATGGQHAPQQVAREQRAA from the coding sequence ATGCGAGTACTGCTGGTGGGAGCGGGCGGTGTCGGCACGGCGATCACCAGGATCGCGGCGCGGCGGCCGTTCTTCGACGAGATGGTGGTGGCCGACTACGACCTGGCCCGGGCACAGGCGGCGGTCGCGGCAACCGGTGACAGCCGGTTCCGCGCCGAGCAGGTGGACGCCTCGGACACCGCGGCGGTCGCGGCGCTGCTCCGGGAGCACGCCTGCGACGCGCTGCTGAACGCGACCGACCCGCGGTTCGTGATGCCGCTGTTCGACGCCGCGAAGACCGCCGGGGTCACCTACCTGGACATGGCCATGTCACTGTCCCGGCCGCACCCCGACCGGCCGTACGAGCAGGTCGGCGTCAAACTCGGCGACGCCCAGTTCGAGCAAGCGCAGGAGTGGGAGCAGGCGGGCCGGCTGGCGCTCGTCGGCATCGGCGTCGAGCCGGGACTCTCCGACATCTTCGCCCGCTACGCCGCCGACGAACTGTTCGACGAGATCGACGAAATCGGCATCCGGGACGGGGCGAACCTCACCGTCGACGGCTACGACTTCGCGCCGTCGTTCAACATCTGGACCACCATCGAGGAGTGCCTCAACCCGCCGGTGATCTACGAGCGGGACCGCGGCTGGTTCACCACTCCCCCGTTCAGCGAGCCCGAGGTGTTCGACTTCCCCGAAGGCATCGGGCCGGTCGAGTGCGTGAACGTGGAACACGAAGAGGTCCTGCTCATCCCGCGCTGGGTCTCGGCGCGACGGGTCACCTTCAAGTACGGGCTCGGGGAGCAGTTCATCGGCACCCTCAAAACCCTGCATCAGCTCGGCCTGGACCGAACAGAATCGGTCATCGTGCCAGGCAAGGCCGGACCGGTGACAGTCTCACCGCGCGACGTGGTCGCGGCGAGCCTGCCGGATCCGGCAACGCTGGGCGCACGCATGCGAGGAAAAACATGCGCAGGAACATGGGTACGGGGTACGCGCGACGGCGTCGAGAAGGCGGTCTACCTCTATCACGTCGTCGACAACGAGTGGTCGATGGCGGACTACGGAAGTCAGGCCGTGGTGTGGCAGACCGCGATCAACCCGGTTGTGGCGCTTGAGCTGCTTGCCGGTGGGGTTTGGTCCGGGGTGGGCGTTCTCGGTCCGGAGGCATTTCCGCCGCGGCCCTTCCTTGATCTGCTTACGGAGTACGGCTCGCCTTGGGGGCTGCGCGAGGAACCAGCCACCGGTGGGCAGCACGCCCCGCAACAGGTCGCGCGGGAACAGCGGGCCGCGTGA
- a CDS encoding TetR/AcrR family transcriptional regulator gives MPKAVVPEEKRRRRRPTRSGTVLSEQLIVEAALRLLREHGSTGLTARRLGLALDCDPSTLYRYFRGMDEIILAIGDALIGQALRGWTPSGEWRADLRALGLRIHDAYVAHPQAAVLTTSRVTGRANELAADEVVLTVLNSAGLPPADTVRVYHAFIDQTLAFAALDAASVALPNAALRAEEVVWQSTYARLPASSHPHIARVAPLLAAEMVTSAYPAALDLLLNGIAHSSSRQ, from the coding sequence ATGCCCAAGGCCGTCGTCCCCGAGGAGAAGCGGCGCCGTCGCCGTCCCACCCGCAGCGGCACGGTCCTGTCCGAGCAGCTGATCGTCGAGGCGGCCCTGCGCCTGCTGCGCGAACACGGCAGCACCGGTCTCACCGCCCGGCGGCTCGGCCTGGCGCTGGACTGCGACCCGAGCACGCTGTACCGCTACTTCCGCGGCATGGACGAGATCATCCTGGCGATCGGCGACGCTCTGATCGGCCAAGCCCTGCGCGGGTGGACCCCGAGCGGCGAGTGGCGGGCCGACCTGCGCGCGCTCGGCCTGCGCATCCATGACGCGTACGTGGCGCACCCGCAAGCCGCCGTCCTCACCACCAGCCGGGTCACCGGCCGGGCCAACGAGCTGGCCGCCGACGAGGTGGTCCTGACCGTGCTGAATTCCGCCGGCCTCCCACCCGCCGACACCGTCCGCGTCTATCACGCCTTCATCGACCAGACGCTCGCCTTCGCCGCTCTCGACGCGGCGTCGGTCGCCCTGCCGAACGCCGCTCTGCGGGCCGAGGAGGTGGTGTGGCAGTCCACCTACGCCCGGTTGCCCGCCAGCAGCCACCCGCACATCGCCCGGGTGGCACCTTTGCTCGCCGCCGAGATGGTGACCAGCGCCTACCCCGCCGCCCTCGACCTTCTGCTGAACGGCATAGCCCACAGCTCATCCCGCCAGTAA
- a CDS encoding SGNH/GDSL hydrolase family protein, which translates to MKRRWTLTLVAVAALLGATAPAGYLAFLRAPTGNPADACPAADGRPVVVAAGASITQGTLGGDWVGGLRRKPELAGYDLVNAGINGNTSADLLGRLDTDVVACRPEAVAVLVGTNDVRGEVPVPEYRANLVAIVERIRAGSDARIALASLPPLGEDPGTEINRRLEGYNAAVREVAEQTDAGYLPVHERMTALLAGQTEPFAFSFGVAFWAAVQHYTFRRSWDEVAEAGGRTLLVDHIHLSDRGAAQVTDLVATWLLAG; encoded by the coding sequence ATGAAACGTCGCTGGACACTGACGCTGGTTGCCGTTGCCGCTCTGCTGGGCGCGACGGCGCCGGCCGGATACCTCGCCTTCCTCCGGGCTCCGACGGGCAACCCGGCGGACGCCTGTCCGGCGGCGGACGGGCGGCCCGTGGTGGTTGCCGCCGGGGCCAGCATCACCCAGGGCACCCTGGGCGGCGACTGGGTCGGCGGTCTGCGCCGGAAGCCGGAGCTCGCCGGATACGACCTGGTCAACGCCGGGATCAACGGCAACACCTCGGCTGATCTGCTCGGCCGGCTGGACACCGATGTGGTGGCCTGCCGGCCCGAGGCGGTGGCCGTGCTGGTCGGGACGAACGATGTGCGGGGCGAGGTGCCGGTCCCGGAGTACCGGGCGAACCTGGTCGCGATCGTCGAGCGGATCCGCGCCGGGAGCGATGCCCGGATCGCGCTGGCTTCGCTGCCGCCGCTCGGCGAGGATCCGGGCACTGAGATCAACCGGCGGCTGGAGGGGTACAACGCGGCCGTACGCGAGGTGGCGGAGCAGACCGACGCGGGTTATCTGCCGGTGCATGAGCGCATGACTGCACTGCTTGCCGGCCAGACCGAGCCCTTCGCGTTCTCGTTCGGGGTGGCGTTCTGGGCGGCGGTGCAGCACTACACGTTCCGGCGCAGCTGGGACGAGGTCGCGGAGGCGGGTGGGCGGACCCTGTTGGTGGACCACATCCATCTGAGCGACCGGGGTGCCGCGCAGGTCACCGACCTGGTGGCTACGTGGTTACTGGCGGGATGA
- a CDS encoding TetR/AcrR family transcriptional regulator, with protein MSTRDRIITAAADVIRSHGLARATTKEIARAAGLSEAALYKHFRDKTDLFLAVLGERGPTALSAVLARLPQRAGADPVETVLREVVLAAIDFYEQGFPMAASLFSEPALLAAHRTALQERGAGPHAPSRALAAYLSKEQRLGRLNRDFAPAAAADMLLGACLQRAFLGHFEPNTEAPEAFASNLLTTLLRGVST; from the coding sequence TTGAGCACCCGCGACCGCATCATCACCGCCGCAGCGGACGTCATCCGCAGTCACGGTCTGGCCCGGGCAACCACCAAGGAGATCGCCCGGGCAGCCGGCCTGTCCGAGGCGGCGCTGTACAAGCACTTCCGGGACAAGACCGACCTGTTCCTGGCGGTGCTCGGCGAACGCGGTCCCACCGCGCTCAGCGCCGTCCTCGCCCGGCTTCCGCAGCGCGCCGGAGCAGACCCGGTGGAAACCGTGCTGCGCGAGGTGGTGCTGGCCGCGATCGACTTCTACGAGCAGGGCTTCCCCATGGCTGCCTCACTCTTCTCCGAGCCGGCTCTGCTGGCCGCCCACCGCACCGCACTGCAGGAGCGCGGCGCCGGCCCGCACGCGCCCAGCCGGGCACTGGCCGCCTATCTGTCGAAGGAACAGCGACTCGGCCGCCTGAACCGGGACTTCGCCCCCGCCGCTGCCGCCGACATGCTGCTCGGTGCTTGCCTTCAGCGGGCCTTCCTCGGCCACTTCGAGCCCAACACCGAAGCGCCCGAAGCGTTCGCCTCCAACCTCCTGACCACCCTGCTCCGCGGAGTGTCGACATAG
- a CDS encoding sigma factor translates to MCRVAEPDAEFAAYFAGRVSSVRRLAFALCGDWHTADDLVQVTFVKLYPRWAKIRDGQIDAYVRRVLVNTLPESPAEEPLGKGRRRPARLPRSRAGATRRPAARPGRLSTRRRTARLRRPSRAAGPPRRPPMSARTAIGSGSRPSRRIMRRRGSAAIWPRRCRRCCPGSPITR, encoded by the coding sequence GTGTGCAGGGTGGCTGAGCCGGACGCCGAATTCGCGGCATATTTCGCCGGGCGGGTGAGTTCCGTGCGCCGTCTCGCCTTTGCGCTGTGCGGAGACTGGCACACCGCGGATGATCTGGTCCAGGTGACCTTCGTCAAGCTCTATCCACGCTGGGCAAAGATCAGAGACGGACAGATTGATGCGTACGTGCGACGCGTCCTCGTCAACACCCTTCCTGAGTCACCTGCGGAAGAACCGCTGGGAAAGGGTCGTCGCCGACCTGCCCGACTCCCCCGCTCCCGAGCCGGAGCGACACGACGACCGGCGGCCCGTCCTGGGAGACTCTCGACCCGGCGCCGTACTGCGCGGCTGCGGCGGCCGAGCCGAGCAGCCGGGCCACCGCGCCGACCACCCATGTCAGCGAGAACGGCTATCGGATCCGGATCCCGACCGAGCCGCCGGATCATGCGGCGGCGCGGATCAGCTGCTATCTGGCCAAGGCGGTGCCGCCGATGCTGTCCGGGGTCACCTATCACCCGGTAG
- a CDS encoding Ppx/GppA phosphatase family protein: MTDLTFSTGMSSEDRGTRRSVRMGVLDIGSNAAQLLVIDSCAGSPPLPVYREKRLTRVAPAIRADGAITAAGVRRLVAAVCATVRSAREHQVDELFAYATAAVRDATNRDQIVAALRAEAGLEIGFLTGEDEGRLSYFAAHRWYGWSAGPLLLLDIGGGSMEIVQGRDEDPAVSLCLPLGARRLTHSHLPDHPADGKDVKRLRRHVRDVLTPAVRRLDWEQRPQKVVATSKTFKQLARFAGEAGTLRRRELRSWIPRLARMTPAQRAELPGVARSRARQLLAGAIIAETTMAALGVERLEVCPWGLREGVLLRRISPPPGGHALRAVRLTAPPGVSRLHERRRAR; this comes from the coding sequence GTGACCGACCTCACTTTCAGCACCGGTATGTCGAGCGAGGATCGGGGTACGCGCCGCTCCGTGCGCATGGGGGTTCTGGACATCGGGTCGAATGCGGCCCAGCTACTGGTGATCGACAGCTGTGCGGGCTCCCCGCCGCTGCCGGTCTACCGGGAGAAGCGCCTGACCAGGGTCGCCCCGGCGATCCGCGCCGACGGCGCGATCACCGCAGCGGGCGTGCGACGCCTGGTCGCCGCGGTCTGCGCGACCGTGCGCTCAGCCCGGGAACACCAGGTCGACGAGCTGTTCGCGTACGCCACCGCCGCCGTGCGCGACGCCACCAACCGTGACCAGATCGTCGCCGCGCTGCGAGCCGAGGCCGGCCTCGAGATCGGCTTCCTGACCGGCGAGGACGAGGGCCGGCTCAGCTACTTCGCAGCTCACCGATGGTACGGCTGGTCCGCCGGCCCCCTCCTGCTGCTCGACATCGGCGGCGGCTCGATGGAGATCGTCCAGGGCCGCGACGAGGATCCCGCGGTCTCCCTGTGCCTCCCGCTGGGCGCCCGCCGCCTCACCCACAGCCACCTGCCGGACCACCCGGCTGACGGGAAAGACGTCAAGCGCCTGCGCCGGCACGTACGCGACGTACTCACCCCCGCAGTCCGCCGCCTCGACTGGGAGCAACGCCCGCAGAAGGTGGTCGCCACCTCGAAGACGTTCAAGCAGCTGGCCCGGTTCGCCGGTGAAGCAGGGACTCTGCGCCGCCGTGAACTGCGCTCCTGGATTCCCCGCCTGGCCCGGATGACCCCCGCCCAGCGCGCCGAACTCCCCGGCGTGGCCCGCAGCCGCGCCCGGCAACTCCTCGCCGGCGCGATCATCGCCGAGACGACCATGGCCGCGCTCGGCGTCGAACGCCTGGAAGTCTGCCCCTGGGGCCTGCGCGAGGGCGTCCTGCTGCGCCGGATCTCCCCACCGCCCGGCGGTCACGCTCTTCGCGCCGTACGCCTCACCGCACCGCCCGGCGTATCCCGTCTCCACGAGCGTCGCCGAGCACGCTGA
- a CDS encoding TetR family transcriptional regulator — MPVSERREELLEAAYGYVLEHGLADLSLRPLAAAIGSSPRVLIFLFGSKEGLVRELLARARADELRLVGDVGAAPIGLDAAVETVWDWLAADEHRPLLRLWVEAYARSLVEPDGAWGGFARATVEDWLGVLAACQPAAERDSADGAAQRTLALAVLRGALLDLLATGDAERVRAALSVLGDARGDGIRRAVR, encoded by the coding sequence ATGCCCGTGAGCGAGCGGCGGGAAGAGTTGCTGGAGGCGGCGTACGGTTACGTGCTCGAGCACGGGCTGGCGGATCTGTCGCTGCGGCCGCTCGCGGCGGCGATCGGGTCGAGTCCGCGGGTGCTGATTTTTCTGTTCGGCAGTAAGGAAGGCCTGGTTCGGGAGTTGCTGGCGCGGGCCCGGGCGGACGAGTTGCGGCTGGTGGGCGACGTGGGGGCGGCGCCGATCGGGCTGGACGCGGCGGTCGAGACGGTCTGGGACTGGCTCGCGGCCGACGAGCACCGGCCGCTGCTGCGGTTGTGGGTGGAGGCCTACGCGCGGTCGCTGGTCGAGCCGGACGGGGCGTGGGGCGGGTTCGCGCGGGCAACCGTGGAGGACTGGCTGGGGGTGCTGGCGGCATGCCAGCCGGCGGCGGAGCGGGACAGCGCGGACGGGGCTGCGCAGCGTACGCTCGCGCTGGCGGTGCTTCGTGGTGCGCTGCTCGATCTGCTGGCGACCGGCGACGCCGAGCGGGTGCGGGCGGCGCTCAGCGTGCTCGGCGACGCTCGTGGAGACGGGATACGCCGGGCGGTGCGGTGA
- a CDS encoding GNAT family N-acetyltransferase yields MSQQLVRRADRPGDLGWTVMAHGEIYAEQFGWNTDFEALVAKIVGDYATSHDPTREAAWIAEANGTRAGSIMLVATDDPAVAKLRILLVDPAARGLGLGARLVEECLAFARAADYQQVTLWTVAECVSARRIYEAAGFTLTASAPHAGFGHPLTGQTWTKAL; encoded by the coding sequence ATGTCACAACAACTGGTGCGGCGCGCCGACCGGCCCGGCGACCTCGGCTGGACCGTGATGGCGCACGGCGAGATCTACGCCGAACAGTTCGGCTGGAACACCGACTTCGAAGCCCTGGTCGCCAAGATCGTCGGCGACTACGCCACCAGCCACGACCCCACCCGCGAGGCCGCCTGGATCGCCGAGGCCAACGGCACCCGAGCCGGCTCGATCATGCTGGTCGCCACCGACGACCCGGCGGTCGCCAAACTCCGCATCCTGCTGGTCGACCCTGCCGCCCGAGGCCTCGGCCTGGGCGCCCGCCTGGTCGAAGAATGCCTGGCCTTCGCCCGCGCCGCCGACTACCAGCAGGTCACCCTCTGGACGGTCGCCGAATGCGTCTCCGCCCGCCGCATCTACGAAGCCGCCGGCTTCACCCTCACCGCCTCGGCGCCCCACGCCGGTTTCGGCCACCCGCTAACAGGCCAAACATGGACAAAAGCCCTATAG